In Halarcobacter bivalviorum, a genomic segment contains:
- the nuoF gene encoding NADH-quinone oxidoreductase subunit NuoF, with product MAVELVKIVSKNFDIPDSHKLEVALKNGRYESIDKAFSMQPDEITEEVCKSGLRGKGGGGAACGPKWKLMPPIDERPRYLIVNGDESEPGTFKDRQIFQYDPHLLIEGIICSSYAIGAHDAYIYIRGEYKWFIDRLNEAIDEAYEAGIIGEKVMNKYDYRIDITVHRGGGAYICGEKSALIESIEGKRGHPRLKPHGKECEWFYGMPATVNNVETISSVPNIVLNGYESYTKWGTERAPGTMLFAMSGPVKNPGVYELQYGEKMLDVINDIGGGMRDGLKLKAVIPGGASCPILTAEEVEKAQLDYESMWDIGSTLGTGGMMIIPEGTSMVEVAKNLIEFYHHESCGQCTPCREGTGWIDKTIKKILEGNGSDADLDTIIDVCGTMNGKTICVFAPAVKDIIQSIVEKYRHEFVEYFKN from the coding sequence ATGGCAGTTGAATTAGTAAAAATTGTTAGTAAAAACTTCGACATTCCTGATTCTCATAAATTAGAAGTTGCTTTAAAAAATGGAAGATATGAGTCTATTGATAAAGCATTCTCAATGCAACCTGATGAAATCACAGAAGAAGTTTGTAAATCTGGATTAAGAGGAAAAGGTGGTGGTGGTGCTGCTTGTGGACCAAAATGGAAATTGATGCCACCTATTGATGAAAGACCAAGATACTTAATCGTAAATGGAGATGAATCAGAGCCTGGAACATTTAAAGATAGACAAATTTTCCAATATGATCCACATTTATTAATTGAAGGTATTATTTGTTCATCATATGCAATTGGTGCACATGATGCATATATCTATATTAGAGGTGAATATAAATGGTTCATCGATAGACTAAATGAAGCAATTGATGAAGCATATGAAGCTGGAATCATTGGTGAAAAAGTAATGAACAAATATGATTATAGAATTGACATTACTGTTCACAGAGGTGGTGGAGCTTATATTTGTGGTGAAAAATCTGCTTTAATTGAATCAATTGAAGGTAAAAGAGGACACCCAAGACTTAAACCACATGGTAAAGAGTGTGAGTGGTTTTATGGAATGCCTGCAACAGTAAATAATGTTGAGACAATTTCATCTGTTCCAAATATAGTACTAAATGGTTATGAATCATATACTAAATGGGGAACTGAAAGAGCACCTGGAACTATGCTTTTTGCGATGAGTGGTCCAGTAAAAAATCCTGGAGTTTATGAACTTCAATATGGTGAAAAGATGCTTGATGTTATCAATGATATTGGTGGTGGTATGAGAGATGGACTTAAGTTAAAAGCAGTAATTCCTGGTGGAGCTTCTTGTCCTATTTTAACTGCTGAAGAAGTTGAAAAAGCACAATTAGATTATGAATCTATGTGGGATATTGGTTCAACCCTTGGTACTGGTGGAATGATGATTATTCCAGAAGGTACTTCAATGGTTGAAGTTGCAAAAAACTTAATTGAATTTTATCACCATGAGTCTTGTGGACAATGTACTCCTTGTAGAGAGGGAACTGGTTGGATTGATAAAACTATCAAAAAGATTTTAGAAGGTAATGGTTCAGATGCAGATCTAGACACTATTATAGATGTATGTGGAACAATGAATGGAAAAACTATTTGTGTATTTGCACCTGCAGTTAAAGACATTATCCAAAGCATTGTTGAAAAATATAGACATGAATTTGTTGAATACTTTAAAAACTAA
- the nuoK gene encoding NADH-quinone oxidoreductase subunit NuoK: MISLTSYAFVSMILFSIGVIGVIARRNIFVIYMSIELMLNGIALFLITFARYHFNMDPQIITIMVISIAAAEAAIFLSVIILLFRTKKSLDTDIFTTLTQGEKS; the protein is encoded by the coding sequence ATGATTAGTTTAACATCTTATGCTTTTGTCTCTATGATTCTTTTTTCTATTGGTGTTATAGGTGTAATTGCTAGAAGAAATATTTTCGTTATTTACATGTCAATAGAACTTATGTTAAATGGAATTGCACTTTTCCTTATAACATTTGCAAGATATCATTTTAATATGGACCCACAAATTATTACAATTATGGTTATTTCAATTGCAGCAGCAGAAGCAGCAATTTTCCTATCTGTAATAATCCTATTATTTAGAACGAAAAAGTCATTAGATACTGATATCTTTACAACACTAACACAAGGAGAAAAATCATGA
- a CDS encoding NADH-quinone oxidoreductase subunit D, which translates to MLKTDMLIDAKDIKSTISRLKNEEDFTLLLDITAVDYMEYPDVTPSRFAVIYILRTSNFKKQISIKAYVDDNTLEVDSITDLYFAADWGERETFDQYGIRFKGHPNLKRVLNHHQFVGHPLRKDYPVTKGQICTETEDLMDEMIPLLKRKGYTEADMEDLMMLNVGPSHPASHGTIRNFVAMEGETITACVTEVGYLHRGFEKSCETHTYSQIIPYTDRLNYCSAILNNIGYSKAVEDMLGIDITPRAKMIRVIIGELSRITDHIVCNAANMVDLGGLTNFWYIFAPRDKAYDLLSKLTGARLTNSYTRIGGLEFDLYDGFAEDLDAVIKDVEKAIEDSLSLIEHNRIFHDRTQDVGVIKQDFAISAGITGPNLRATGVAFDLRKDAPYYGYENFDFDVVVGSHGDVYDRIMVKFEEMRQSIRIIRQAMKELPDGPLNVDHQGIFLPAKKDVYGNIEGLMNQFKLTFEGIKVPKGEYYGYTEGANGELGFYIVSDGSGTPYKVKCRPPCFYSLGAYARIVEGNMLADAVVTMASMNFIAGEFDR; encoded by the coding sequence ATGCTTAAAACAGATATGCTTATTGATGCAAAAGATATAAAATCAACAATTTCAAGATTAAAAAACGAAGAAGACTTTACACTTTTACTTGATATTACTGCTGTAGATTATATGGAATATCCAGATGTTACTCCATCAAGATTTGCAGTTATTTATATTTTAAGAACAAGTAACTTTAAAAAACAAATTTCAATTAAAGCTTATGTAGATGATAACACTTTAGAAGTAGACTCTATTACTGACCTTTATTTTGCAGCAGATTGGGGAGAAAGAGAGACTTTTGACCAATATGGAATTAGATTTAAAGGTCACCCTAACTTAAAAAGAGTATTAAATCACCACCAATTTGTTGGACATCCATTAAGAAAAGATTATCCAGTAACAAAAGGTCAAATTTGTACTGAAACTGAAGATTTAATGGATGAGATGATTCCTCTATTAAAAAGAAAAGGTTATACTGAAGCTGATATGGAAGACTTAATGATGTTAAACGTTGGTCCTTCTCACCCTGCTTCTCATGGTACAATTAGAAACTTCGTTGCAATGGAAGGTGAAACAATCACTGCTTGTGTAACTGAAGTTGGTTACTTACATAGAGGTTTTGAAAAGTCTTGTGAAACTCATACATACTCACAAATTATTCCTTATACTGATAGACTTAACTATTGTAGTGCTATTTTAAATAATATTGGATATTCAAAAGCTGTTGAAGATATGTTAGGAATTGATATTACTCCTCGTGCAAAAATGATTAGAGTTATCATTGGTGAGCTTTCAAGAATCACTGACCATATTGTTTGTAATGCTGCAAATATGGTTGACCTTGGTGGTCTTACAAACTTCTGGTACATCTTCGCACCAAGAGATAAAGCTTATGATTTATTATCAAAACTAACTGGTGCAAGACTTACTAACTCTTATACTAGAATTGGTGGATTAGAATTCGACCTTTATGATGGATTTGCTGAAGATTTAGATGCAGTTATCAAAGATGTTGAAAAAGCTATTGAAGATTCATTATCTTTAATTGAGCACAACAGAATCTTCCATGATAGAACACAAGATGTTGGTGTTATTAAACAAGATTTTGCAATTAGTGCAGGTATTACAGGACCAAACTTAAGAGCAACAGGAGTTGCATTTGACTTAAGAAAAGATGCTCCATATTATGGATATGAAAACTTTGATTTTGATGTAGTTGTTGGTTCTCATGGTGATGTATATGACAGAATCATGGTTAAGTTTGAAGAGATGAGACAATCAATTAGAATCATTAGACAAGCAATGAAAGAGCTTCCAGATGGACCACTTAATGTTGATCATCAAGGAATTTTCTTACCAGCTAAAAAAGATGTATATGGAAATATTGAAGGTTTAATGAACCAATTTAAATTAACTTTTGAAGGTATCAAAGTTCCTAAAGGGGAATATTACGGATACACAGAAGGGGCAAATGGAGAGTTAGGTTTCTATATTGTTAGTGATGGTTCAGGAACTCCATATAAAGTTAAATGTAGACCACCATGCTTCTACTCTTTAGGTGCTTATGCAAGAATTGTAGAAGGTAATATGTTAGCTGATGCTGTTGTTACAATGGCAAGTATGAACTTTATTGCAGGGGAGTTTGATAGATAA
- the nuoE gene encoding complex I 24 kDa subunit family protein has translation MGKFKYTEENEKEFQRIAKKYPKIDAMMLPALWLVQEQEGWVSPDAMVFVADKLGKTPIQVYEFATFYTMFNLKPIGTYHIELCKTLSCMVMGAPELKKFIKDTLGIGPGETSADGKFHFSEVECQGACGGAPMIALNNQYHENMSIEKLEKIIKECK, from the coding sequence ATGGGTAAATTTAAATATACAGAAGAGAATGAAAAAGAGTTCCAAAGAATTGCTAAAAAATATCCAAAAATTGATGCAATGATGTTACCTGCTTTATGGCTTGTTCAAGAGCAAGAAGGTTGGGTAAGTCCAGATGCAATGGTTTTTGTAGCTGATAAATTAGGGAAAACTCCAATTCAAGTTTATGAATTTGCAACATTTTATACAATGTTCAACTTAAAACCAATTGGAACATACCATATTGAGTTATGTAAAACTCTATCTTGTATGGTTATGGGTGCTCCTGAACTTAAAAAGTTTATTAAAGATACTTTAGGTATTGGACCAGGAGAGACTTCTGCTGATGGTAAATTCCATTTTAGTGAAGTTGAATGTCAAGGGGCTTGTGGTGGTGCACCAATGATTGCTTTAAATAATCAGTACCATGAAAACATGTCAATTGAGAAACTTGAAAAGATTATTAAGGAGTGTAAGTAA
- the nuoL gene encoding NADH-quinone oxidoreductase subunit L, which yields MIDTSLLVWIILAPLMGAILNGGLYFYHVKRKPVSETLFSIIGTGTPLIAFLITLSLFLDMVDGGVTFKQQLFTWVNIGDLNITMAFLGDNLAIFMSMFVTFVGWLIHIYAIGYMTGDNGFGKFFAYFNLFLASMLILVLADNPVILFIGWEGVGVCSYLLIAFYYGDKENVIAGNKAFIANRVGDFGFILGIVTLFFALGQVDLSFSSLEANISNASTGLLALAGFLLFVGAMGKSAQVPLYVWLPDAMAGPTPISALIHAATMVTAGVYMVARFHFLYSGIEDIGIFIAYIGAFSALLAAVIATRQQDIKKILAYSTMSQLGYMFIAVGLGFYSSGLFHVFTHAFFKAMLFMGAGGIIIALHHEQNIFKIAQHRAQLPIIKFTFLIGVIAIAGIPPFSGFFSKDAILAAAFQEGQYLIWGIGMFTAFLTAFYMFRLYFIVFVAPTKDTVPYVYTSKTITFPLMILAIGAVFAGFLNFPAIFGGSHLVDTWLAQTNSIKIHMSHTTEYILMAASILVAATGIFVAYKKYANFDVYKPEDEKGIIANKFYVDEFYDLVFVQFSKKISVMIDKILDMKIIDGFIMSTCEQFVEFGKKVATIQNANVRFYAAFMLVGMSAVFIYLYISLGL from the coding sequence ATGATAGATACTTCACTGTTAGTTTGGATTATTCTTGCTCCATTAATGGGTGCAATTTTAAATGGTGGATTATATTTTTACCATGTAAAAAGAAAACCAGTATCTGAAACACTATTTTCAATCATTGGAACAGGTACTCCACTTATTGCCTTTTTAATTACACTAAGTCTATTTTTAGATATGGTAGATGGTGGTGTAACTTTTAAACAACAACTTTTTACTTGGGTAAATATTGGTGATTTAAATATTACTATGGCATTTTTAGGTGATAACTTAGCTATCTTTATGTCTATGTTCGTAACTTTTGTTGGATGGTTAATTCACATCTATGCAATTGGATATATGACAGGAGATAATGGTTTTGGTAAATTCTTTGCTTACTTTAACCTATTCTTAGCATCAATGTTAATCCTTGTACTTGCAGATAACCCAGTTATTCTTTTCATTGGATGGGAAGGTGTTGGAGTTTGTTCATACTTACTAATTGCATTTTATTATGGTGATAAAGAGAATGTTATCGCTGGTAATAAAGCATTTATTGCAAACAGAGTTGGTGACTTTGGATTTATCTTAGGTATTGTAACTCTATTCTTTGCTCTTGGACAAGTAGATTTAAGCTTCTCTTCACTTGAAGCAAATATCTCTAATGCTTCTACTGGTTTATTAGCATTAGCAGGTTTCTTACTATTTGTTGGTGCTATGGGTAAATCAGCTCAGGTTCCATTATATGTTTGGCTTCCAGATGCAATGGCAGGACCAACACCAATTTCTGCACTTATTCACGCAGCAACAATGGTAACAGCTGGGGTTTATATGGTTGCAAGATTTCATTTCCTATATTCTGGAATTGAAGATATTGGTATCTTTATTGCTTATATTGGTGCATTTTCTGCTTTACTTGCAGCTGTTATTGCAACAAGACAACAAGATATTAAGAAAATCCTTGCATATTCAACAATGTCTCAATTAGGATATATGTTTATTGCTGTAGGTTTAGGTTTTTATAGTTCAGGTCTTTTCCATGTATTTACACACGCTTTCTTTAAAGCAATGTTATTCATGGGTGCAGGTGGTATTATCATTGCACTTCACCACGAACAAAATATCTTCAAAATTGCACAACATAGAGCACAATTACCAATTATTAAGTTTACTTTTCTAATTGGTGTTATCGCTATTGCTGGTATTCCTCCATTTTCAGGTTTCTTCTCTAAAGATGCTATTTTAGCAGCAGCTTTTCAAGAGGGTCAATATTTAATCTGGGGAATTGGAATGTTTACTGCATTTTTAACAGCATTCTATATGTTTAGATTATATTTTATTGTATTTGTTGCACCAACTAAAGATACAGTACCTTATGTATATACATCAAAAACAATTACTTTCCCACTTATGATTTTAGCAATTGGGGCAGTATTTGCAGGGTTCTTAAACTTCCCAGCAATTTTTGGTGGTTCACATCTAGTTGATACTTGGTTAGCACAAACAAATTCAATTAAAATTCATATGTCTCATACAACTGAGTACATTTTAATGGCTGCATCTATTTTAGTAGCAGCAACAGGTATTTTTGTTGCATATAAAAAATACGCAAACTTCGATGTTTATAAACCAGAAGATGAAAAAGGTATTATTGCTAATAAATTCTATGTAGATGAGTTCTACGATTTAGTATTTGTTCAATTCTCTAAAAAAATCTCTGTAATGATTGACAAAATTTTAGATATGAAAATTATCGATGGATTTATTATGTCAACTTGTGAACAATTTGTTGAGTTTGGTAAAAAAGTTGCAACTATTCAAAATGCTAATGTAAGATTTTATGCTGCGTTCATGCTTGTAGGTATGAGTGCTGTATTTATCTATTTATATATTTCTTTAGGATTGTAA
- a CDS encoding 2Fe-2S iron-sulfur cluster-binding protein translates to MSELVKFSVNGEEHEAKKGSLLIDTLLDRDIHIPHFCYHQALGKDGNCRMCMVEIEGQKRPQIACDTPVKEGMVVRTKGENIEKVRKDILELELINHPIDCPTCDQAGECKLQDYYMESGFYESRVNVSQKVTARKRVDLGSNVMLDQERCVLCTRCVRFCSEITGTNELGVISRADHSVIGTFPGRPLDNPYAMNVVDLCPVGALTSKDFRFKQRVWFMESFDAICNGCSMGCNIHVDHRKEKYKDDQIFRFRPRVNKDVNGWFICDEGRLSYKNEEENRFVTPLVNSTETEFSNTVTGMYKTITEKNDTLFVLDPSLSLEEMQNICKLAEAVKGEVTGYSPQYIDETFGDDYLRKSDRSANRASFKELNIDETEEGFNKKIAKAKVVVILNNNYFDQNLDALEGKTVIGCFSHNCLTISKATIAIPIASFYEKSGTYINFEGKKQKVISKLKKDNPMESISSLIEHIKSMVNKGSL, encoded by the coding sequence ATGAGTGAATTAGTTAAATTTTCAGTAAATGGGGAAGAACACGAGGCAAAAAAGGGTAGTCTTTTAATAGACACTCTTTTAGACCGAGATATTCATATCCCTCATTTTTGCTACCATCAAGCCTTAGGTAAAGATGGTAACTGCAGAATGTGTATGGTAGAAATAGAAGGTCAAAAAAGACCTCAAATTGCGTGCGATACTCCAGTTAAAGAAGGAATGGTAGTAAGAACAAAAGGTGAGAATATCGAGAAAGTTAGAAAAGATATTCTAGAACTTGAACTTATTAACCACCCTATTGACTGTCCTACGTGTGATCAAGCAGGAGAATGTAAACTGCAAGATTATTACATGGAATCAGGTTTCTATGAATCAAGAGTAAATGTAAGCCAAAAAGTAACTGCAAGAAAAAGAGTAGATTTAGGTTCTAATGTAATGTTAGACCAAGAAAGATGTGTACTTTGTACAAGATGTGTTAGATTTTGTTCTGAAATCACGGGTACTAACGAACTTGGAGTAATTTCTAGAGCAGACCACTCTGTAATTGGTACATTCCCAGGAAGACCTCTTGATAATCCATATGCAATGAATGTTGTAGATTTATGTCCAGTTGGAGCATTAACATCTAAAGATTTTAGATTTAAACAAAGAGTATGGTTTATGGAATCTTTTGATGCTATTTGTAATGGTTGTTCAATGGGATGTAATATTCATGTAGACCATAGAAAAGAGAAATATAAAGATGACCAAATCTTTAGATTTAGACCAAGAGTAAACAAAGATGTAAATGGTTGGTTTATTTGTGATGAGGGTAGATTATCTTACAAAAATGAAGAAGAAAATAGATTTGTAACTCCTTTAGTAAACTCAACAGAAACTGAGTTTAGTAACACTGTTACAGGAATGTATAAAACAATTACAGAAAAGAATGATACTCTTTTTGTTTTAGACCCTTCATTATCTTTAGAAGAGATGCAAAATATTTGTAAATTAGCTGAAGCTGTTAAAGGTGAAGTTACTGGTTATTCACCACAATATATTGATGAAACTTTTGGTGATGATTATTTAAGAAAAAGTGATAGAAGTGCGAATAGAGCTTCATTCAAAGAGTTAAATATTGATGAAACAGAAGAAGGATTCAATAAAAAGATTGCAAAAGCTAAAGTTGTGGTTATTTTAAATAACAACTACTTTGATCAAAATTTAGATGCTTTAGAAGGTAAAACTGTTATTGGTTGTTTTTCACATAACTGTTTAACTATCTCAAAAGCTACTATTGCTATACCAATTGCATCTTTCTATGAGAAAAGTGGTACTTATATTAACTTTGAAGGTAAAAAACAAAAAGTTATTTCAAAACTTAAAAAAGATAACCCAATGGAATCAATATCTTCACTTATTGAACATATTAAATCTATGGTTAACAAAGGTAGTCTATGA
- a CDS encoding NADH-quinone oxidoreductase subunit J: MSDLIFVALSIFAVLGAVMMLVYRNPMYSALGLLVSILSVAGLFALLNATFLFMVQIIVYAGAIMTLILFLLMFLNIKEEHLPKEPKKYMLIAVGAIIMIPFNMVILKAVSNLPDADMNIMANSDFGDIKPIGMLLYNDWILAFELISILLLVALVGSIVLAKRKKSKKENA; this comes from the coding sequence ATGAGTGATTTAATATTTGTAGCACTTAGTATCTTTGCTGTACTTGGTGCAGTTATGATGCTAGTATATAGAAACCCAATGTACTCAGCACTTGGACTATTAGTTTCTATTTTATCTGTGGCAGGTCTGTTTGCTTTATTAAATGCAACATTCCTTTTCATGGTTCAAATTATAGTTTATGCTGGTGCAATTATGACACTAATTCTATTTTTACTTATGTTTCTTAATATTAAAGAAGAGCATCTTCCTAAAGAGCCTAAGAAATATATGTTAATTGCAGTTGGTGCAATAATAATGATACCTTTTAATATGGTTATTTTAAAAGCTGTATCAAATCTTCCTGATGCTGACATGAATATCATGGCAAACTCAGATTTTGGAGATATCAAACCAATTGGTATGCTTTTATATAATGATTGGATTTTAGCATTTGAATTAATTTCTATTCTTCTATTAGTTGCACTTGTTGGTTCAATTGTTTTAGCAAAAAGAAAAAAATCTAAGAAGGAGAATGCATGA
- a CDS encoding complex I subunit 1/NuoH family protein codes for MSTAAIVIIIVNILLAKILSVGTTPIMVWWERRVAGFIQDRTGPNRCDIGGIRLGGLIQAIADMLKLVFKEDFTPAHIKEKFLYTIAPALVFICSFLTMAVIPFADNLVVDGESFMMQAIPTQLGIMWFLAFAGLSVFGIILGGYSSQNKYGLLGGIRASAQVISYEAAMGLSIISVLLTYGSINLNDMVQAQGGTIFGVIPAWGIFMQPLAALIFIVTAFAETNRTPFDIAEGESEIVAGYHTEYSAMRFGLFQVGEYAAMSASSAIIVTLFLGGYQIPWMDTATIQNNINYVILAIVILLPIKAYLFGKWMSKNYDWLDKNDKRQREKNILIRGFWLIAIVICAVLIMFLVTGLGENGVNIATAVIQIGTFVAKFLFMNFVFIWIRWTLLRFRYDQLQMLGWKVLIPLAILNIVITATFVVVTGS; via the coding sequence ATGAGTACAGCTGCAATAGTAATTATAATCGTAAACATTCTACTTGCTAAAATTTTATCAGTTGGAACAACTCCAATTATGGTTTGGTGGGAGAGAAGAGTAGCTGGTTTTATTCAAGATAGAACTGGTCCAAATAGATGTGATATCGGGGGAATTAGACTTGGAGGATTAATCCAAGCAATCGCCGATATGTTAAAGCTTGTATTTAAAGAGGATTTTACTCCTGCACATATTAAAGAAAAATTTCTTTATACAATTGCTCCTGCTCTTGTATTTATATGTTCATTTTTAACAATGGCTGTTATTCCTTTTGCTGATAACTTAGTTGTTGATGGTGAGAGTTTTATGATGCAAGCTATTCCAACTCAACTTGGAATTATGTGGTTCTTAGCATTTGCTGGTTTATCTGTATTTGGTATTATCTTAGGTGGATATTCATCTCAAAATAAATATGGTCTATTAGGTGGGATTAGAGCTTCTGCACAAGTTATTTCTTATGAAGCAGCAATGGGATTATCAATTATTTCTGTTTTATTAACATATGGTTCAATCAACTTAAATGATATGGTACAAGCTCAAGGTGGAACAATCTTTGGTGTTATTCCAGCATGGGGTATTTTTATGCAACCATTAGCTGCCTTAATCTTTATTGTTACAGCATTTGCTGAAACAAATAGAACACCTTTTGATATTGCGGAGGGTGAATCTGAGATTGTTGCAGGTTACCATACTGAATATTCTGCTATGAGATTTGGTCTTTTCCAAGTTGGGGAATATGCTGCAATGAGTGCTTCTTCTGCAATTATTGTAACTTTATTCTTAGGTGGATATCAAATTCCTTGGATGGATACTGCTACTATTCAAAATAATATCAACTATGTTATTTTAGCTATTGTTATTTTATTACCAATAAAAGCTTACCTTTTTGGTAAATGGATGAGCAAAAACTATGACTGGCTAGATAAAAATGATAAGAGACAAAGAGAAAAGAATATTTTAATTAGAGGATTCTGGTTAATTGCAATTGTTATTTGTGCTGTTTTAATTATGTTCTTAGTTACAGGACTTGGTGAAAATGGTGTTAATATTGCAACAGCAGTTATCCAAATTGGTACATTTGTAGCTAAATTCTTATTTATGAACTTTGTATTCATCTGGATTAGATGGACACTTTTAAGATTTAGATATGACCAATTACAAATGTTAGGATGGAAAGTTCTTATTCCATTAGCAATATTAAATATTGTAATAACAGCAACATTTGTTGTAGTAACAGGAAGTTAA
- a CDS encoding NuoI/complex I 23 kDa subunit family protein encodes MGIKIVERHGKSLKDRLYIPAIVGGMKTTFRHFRENLSDVSNLKTMQYPEVQPDDITDRYRGVHRLTKWDDGSEKCVACYMCATACPAQCIFIDAEERFDEVAEKRPKEFKIDLLECVYCGYCVEACPCDAIRMDTGIFSFTGSKREDFVVDKKYLMSNERSKDFDNE; translated from the coding sequence ATGGGAATTAAAATTGTAGAAAGACACGGAAAGTCTCTAAAAGATAGATTATATATCCCTGCAATTGTAGGTGGGATGAAGACTACTTTTAGACACTTTAGAGAAAATTTAAGTGATGTATCAAATCTTAAAACAATGCAGTACCCTGAAGTTCAACCTGATGATATTACAGATAGATATAGAGGTGTTCACAGATTAACAAAGTGGGACGATGGTAGTGAGAAGTGTGTTGCTTGTTATATGTGTGCAACTGCTTGTCCTGCACAATGTATCTTTATTGATGCAGAAGAGAGATTTGACGAGGTTGCTGAGAAAAGACCTAAAGAGTTTAAAATCGACCTTCTTGAGTGTGTATACTGTGGGTATTGCGTAGAAGCTTGTCCTTGTGATGCAATTAGAATGGATACGGGAATTTTTAGTTTCACAGGAAGTAAAAGAGAAGACTTCGTAGTTGATAAAAAATACCTAATGTCTAATGAACGTTCAAAGGATTTTGATAATGAGTGA
- a CDS encoding citrate synthase has translation MGKNTFTLTDNRNGKSYEYDVLSGTRGPDVLDIRTFYKDSGMFTYDPGYTSTASCESKITFIDGENSELRYRGYPIQELAGKKSYLDVCHLLMMGRLPNEEESNAFDLEIRHRSFLNEGIIRLFDALPDGAHPMATMGAATMALAAFYKDHLHLEDEEQFKTMRRRILAKMPTIAAMAYRNSIGTPLIYPDVNKYFTENFLYMLRAYPGGSMKYLGNGKNDEIKQVEVDALDAILTLHADHEQNASTTTVRNVGSTEAHPYVAIASGISALWGSAHGGANEKVMDQLKLIGDVKNVPTYIAKAKDKNDPFRLMGFGHRVYKNRDPRAETLKGLQDKLREELNLDSKLLDIAAAVEEAALSDDYFKDRGLYPNIDFYSGVILTALKIPVEMFTPIFVIGRIPGWISQWSELKQDPTAKIARPRQLYTGK, from the coding sequence ATGGGAAAGAATACTTTTACACTAACAGATAACAGAAATGGTAAATCTTATGAGTATGATGTTTTAAGTGGGACAAGAGGACCAGACGTATTAGATATTAGAACTTTTTATAAAGATTCTGGAATGTTCACTTATGACCCAGGATATACTTCAACTGCATCTTGTGAATCAAAAATCACATTTATTGATGGTGAAAACTCTGAGTTAAGATATAGAGGTTACCCTATTCAAGAACTTGCAGGTAAGAAATCATACCTAGATGTATGTCACCTTCTTATGATGGGAAGACTTCCAAATGAAGAAGAATCAAATGCTTTTGATTTAGAAATTAGACATAGATCTTTTTTAAATGAAGGTATTATTAGATTATTTGATGCATTACCAGATGGAGCTCACCCAATGGCAACTATGGGTGCTGCAACTATGGCATTAGCAGCATTCTATAAAGATCACTTACATTTAGAAGATGAAGAACAATTCAAAACTATGAGAAGAAGAATCCTAGCTAAAATGCCTACTATCGCAGCTATGGCTTATAGAAACTCAATTGGTACTCCACTAATTTATCCAGACGTAAATAAATACTTCACTGAAAACTTCTTATATATGTTAAGAGCATATCCAGGTGGAAGTATGAAGTACCTTGGAAATGGTAAAAATGATGAAATCAAGCAAGTTGAAGTTGATGCATTAGATGCAATTTTAACTTTACATGCAGATCATGAACAAAATGCTTCTACAACTACTGTTAGAAATGTTGGTTCTACTGAGGCTCACCCTTATGTTGCGATTGCTTCTGGTATCTCTGCTTTATGGGGATCTGCTCACGGTGGAGCAAATGAAAAAGTTATGGACCAATTAAAATTAATTGGTGATGTTAAAAATGTACCAACTTATATTGCAAAAGCAAAAGATAAAAATGATCCATTTAGACTTATGGGATTTGGACATAGAGTTTATAAAAACAGAGACCCAAGAGCTGAAACATTAAAAGGATTACAAGATAAATTAAGAGAAGAATTAAACTTAGATTCTAAATTATTAGATATTGCTGCAGCAGTTGAAGAAGCTGCATTAAGTGATGATTACTTCAAAGATAGAGGATTATATCCAAACATTGACTTCTACTCAGGTGTAATTTTAACTGCACTTAAAATTCCAGTAGAGATGTTTACTCCTATTTTTGTTATTGGAAGAATTCCAGGATGGATTTCTCAATGGTCTGAATTAAAGCAAGATCCTACTGCAAAAATTGCTAGACCAAGACAGCTATATACAGGTAAGTAA